The following DNA comes from Limnobacter sp. SAORIC-580.
CACCGACGGGGCGATTCTCATTGACGGGCAAGACATTCGGGAGGTGGCACAAACCTCATTGCGTAAAAATATTGGCATTGTTCCTCAAGACACTGTGTTGTTCAACGACACCATCGCCTACAACATTGCCTACGGCAGGCCTGATGCAACACAGGCGGAAATTGAGGCCGCAGCCAAGGCCGCGCACATTCACGAATTCATCGTGAATCAGCCCGATGGCTATAAAACCCAAGTGGGCGAGCGTGGGCTCAAGCTTTCTGGGGGAGAGAAGCAGCGCGTGGCCATTGCCCGCACCATCTTGAAAAACCCGGCGATTCTTATTTTCGACGAGGCCACTTCAGCGCTGGATTCCAAATCAGAACGCGCCATTCAGCAAGAACTGCAAATGCTGTCCCGCAACCGCACGACCTTGATTATTGCCCACCGTTTAAGCACGGTGGTGCATGCTCACCAAATTCTGGTGATTAGTCAGGGTGAGGTGATCGAAAGTGGCAGCCATGAATCACTACTTGACAAGAATGGTGAATACGCCCGAATGTGGCTGATTCAACAGCACAGTCAACCCAACGCGTCTGCCCATGGAAACCAAATGGCTTGAAGATTTCATCACGCTGGCCCAAACCAAGAACTTCTCAAAAGCGGCCAACTTGCGGTGCGTAACCCAGCCTGCTTTCTCGCGCCGAATTCAGGCGCTTGAAGGTTGGCTGGGCTGCGAATTGATTGACCGGGGTTCCTACCCCACACGCTTGAGTCCGCAAGGCGAGGTGTTTTACGAGCAGGCGCTCACCATGCTGGAGCAGATCCGCCAGGCCCGCACCATTGTTCGAGGTGGTAGTTTGCAAAGTCGCCAACCCATCCGGTTGGTGGTGCCGCACACTTTGGCCTGCAGCAAAGCGCCACATTGGGTGCGCAGTTTGAAAGCCAAGCTTGCCGATCGCCTGCCCGACCTGAGTTTTCAGCTCACTGCCAGCAATGTGCACGATGCGGTGCTGTACTTCACCGATGGCGCAAGTGACTTTCTGGTGTGCTACCACCACAGCCGGGAACCCATTGAACTCG
Coding sequences within:
- a CDS encoding LysR substrate-binding domain-containing protein codes for the protein METKWLEDFITLAQTKNFSKAANLRCVTQPAFSRRIQALEGWLGCELIDRGSYPTRLSPQGEVFYEQALTMLEQIRQARTIVRGGSLQSRQPIRLVVPHTLACSKAPHWVRSLKAKLADRLPDLSFQLTASNVHDAVLYFTDGASDFLVCYHHSREPIELDPSKFEVRVLGTERFAPYSAAKADGSPIYSLDPLAPLPVPYLSYSKHAYLSKMTDIAMESGPLFLKKSLFETDMSESLKSMCEAGLGVAWLPESAVATGSGLCKIPGPYFTDMEVRLYRRTHRATENSVAHEQVDLIWHYWPD